A region of Prochlorococcus marinus subsp. pastoris str. CCMP1986 DNA encodes the following proteins:
- the sat gene encoding sulfate adenylyltransferase has product MNSQQESKRDSKGLIPAYGGELKELIIKDEELKLKLLSQVSYQHECSDRNACDIELLMVGGFSPLEGFMDKEEYKSVIKSHRDTKGLLFGLPIVFDTNNAQIKEDETILLTYKKQKLAILKVSSKWEPDKAEEAEFCYGTNSLDHPAVKMIFNERGRYYIGGKVYGLELPNRDFPCKTPKEVRDLLPANFDVVAFQCRNPIHRAHYELFTNALQSENVSSNSVVLVHPTCGPTQQDDIPGKVRYLTYKKLEEEISNKKIKWAFLPYSMHMAGPREALQHMIIRRNYGCTHFIIGRDMAGCKSSSTGEDFYGPYDAQTFANECAEELLMKTVPSKNLVYTIEKGYITAEEAKEKKYQIMKLSGTEFRKKLRNGDSIPEWFAFKSVVDVLRKS; this is encoded by the coding sequence AAAGAGATTCAAAAGGTTTAATACCTGCTTATGGCGGTGAACTAAAAGAATTAATTATTAAGGATGAAGAACTAAAATTAAAGCTTCTTTCTCAAGTTTCGTATCAACACGAATGTAGTGATAGAAATGCTTGTGATATAGAACTATTAATGGTTGGCGGATTTTCTCCTCTAGAAGGATTTATGGATAAAGAAGAGTATAAATCTGTAATTAAAAGCCATAGAGATACAAAGGGTTTACTCTTTGGTTTGCCGATTGTATTTGATACTAATAATGCACAAATCAAGGAGGATGAAACAATATTACTCACTTATAAAAAACAAAAATTAGCGATTTTAAAAGTAAGTTCAAAATGGGAGCCAGATAAGGCCGAAGAGGCAGAATTTTGTTACGGGACTAATTCTTTGGATCATCCTGCAGTAAAGATGATTTTCAATGAAAGAGGCAGATACTACATAGGGGGTAAAGTTTATGGATTGGAGCTCCCAAATAGAGATTTTCCATGTAAAACACCAAAAGAAGTAAGAGATTTATTACCTGCTAATTTTGATGTAGTTGCTTTTCAATGTAGAAATCCAATTCATAGAGCTCATTATGAATTGTTTACTAACGCCTTACAATCGGAAAATGTTTCCTCAAATTCAGTTGTTTTGGTTCATCCAACTTGCGGGCCAACACAACAGGATGATATTCCAGGGAAAGTCCGATATTTGACCTATAAAAAATTAGAAGAAGAAATTTCTAATAAGAAAATAAAATGGGCTTTTTTGCCATACTCAATGCATATGGCTGGACCTAGAGAAGCTCTTCAACACATGATTATAAGAAGGAATTATGGATGTACTCATTTTATAATTGGTAGGGATATGGCTGGATGTAAATCATCATCAACTGGTGAAGATTTTTATGGACCTTATGATGCCCAGACTTTTGCCAATGAATGCGCAGAAGAGTTACTGATGAAAACTGTACCTTCAAAAAATTTGGTATACACAATAGAAAAAGGTTACATAACTGCCGAAGAAGCAAAAGAGAAAAAATATCAGATAATGAAACTAAGCGGTACAGAATTCAGGAAAAAGCTGAGGAATGGAGATTCAATTCCAGAATGGTTCGCATTTAAAAGTGTAGTAGATGTACTTAGAAAGTCTTAA